One Candidatus Babeliales bacterium DNA window includes the following coding sequences:
- a CDS encoding pentapeptide repeat-containing protein — translation MKNTVLVISFFALSGVLGAAAPQYQFSGEEAVSCLIRNGQARDCDLSNQDLRETMKTVNREYRRMCISTDFLDANLSGADLSGVDLSCAEMRDTNLTGAKLTGAKLINAVMRGANLTGADLSGADLSYADLSRAKLTGANLTNANLTGATMYQVDMTDATVTGANMTDARYLDTVIGYVPTK, via the coding sequence ATGAAAAATACAGTATTAGTAATTAGTTTTTTTGCCCTATCAGGAGTTTTAGGAGCTGCTGCGCCACAGTATCAATTTTCAGGAGAGGAAGCCGTTAGCTGTCTGATTAGAAATGGTCAAGCCAGAGATTGCGATTTGAGTAACCAAGATTTACGTGAGACAATGAAGACGGTCAACCGTGAGTATCGTCGTATGTGCATCTCTACGGATTTCCTTGATGCAAATCTATCTGGTGCTGATTTGTCTGGTGTTGATTTGAGCTGTGCAGAAATGAGAGATACAAACTTAACTGGTGCAAAATTAACTGGCGCAAAGTTAATTAATGCAGTCATGCGGGGTGCAAACTTAACTGGTGCTGATTTGTCTGGTGCAGATTTGAGTTATGCAGATTTATCTCGTGCAAAATTAACTGGTGCAAACTTAACTAACGCAAACTTAACGGGTGCAACGATGTACCAGGTAGACATGACGGATGCAACCGTAACAGGTGCAAACATGACAGATGCACGTTATTTGGATACGGTAATCGGTTATGTGCCAACAAAGTAA
- a CDS encoding ankyrin repeat domain-containing protein → MKSLSFIVVAIMLVIRPLISEPINSFQANKLLLEASANGDLEKVISALDAGADVNTVVQENGWEKGFTPLHLAAFLDEWQAVDELCKAEGIDVNAPVQSCGKYKHYTPLHLASIRGYASSVEALLKHPETDVNAVIECDGKYKGFMPLHLAVVKGYRFAVIKLLEHKDIAVSARIKNDGEYDGFTALAIAASRENWKMTEELFKHKDVVESIK, encoded by the coding sequence ATGAAGAGCTTAAGTTTTATAGTTGTGGCAATAATGTTAGTAATAAGACCACTCATTTCAGAACCGATAAATTCTTTTCAAGCCAATAAGTTATTACTTGAAGCTAGCGCAAATGGGGACCTTGAAAAAGTTATCAGTGCTCTTGATGCTGGTGCCGATGTTAACACAGTAGTGCAAGAAAATGGTTGGGAAAAAGGTTTTACGCCACTTCATTTGGCGGCATTTTTGGACGAATGGCAAGCAGTTGATGAGTTGTGTAAAGCTGAAGGTATTGATGTTAATGCCCCCGTGCAAAGTTGTGGAAAGTATAAACATTACACGCCGCTCCATTTAGCTTCAATCAGAGGCTATGCGTCGTCGGTTGAGGCACTTTTAAAGCACCCAGAAACGGATGTTAATGCTGTTATTGAATGTGATGGAAAATATAAAGGGTTTATGCCGCTGCATTTAGCGGTGGTAAAGGGGTATCGCTTTGCGGTGATTAAACTTCTGGAGCACAAAGATATTGCCGTTTCTGCTCGCATAAAAAATGATGGCGAGTATGATGGTTTTACTGCGCTTGCGATTGCTGCTTCCCGTGAAAACTGGAAAATGACAGAAGAGCTTTTTAAGCATAAAGATGTTGTTGAGTCGATTAAGTGA
- a CDS encoding class I SAM-dependent methyltransferase, giving the protein MMYQELKVSVKEQQTIEFYDAKAQAWGQTHNDPAYFEPEFELYKELLERGKILELGSGTGRDAVQFLKSGYEYVGIDVSQGLLDFARTQCPTGTFLKKSLYELDFAPARFDGFWCAATLLHIPKTEIDKVLQSIKKTIKPGGIGFISLKEGNDELFEEHTGRTFFLYSQQEFSEILTRNGFVVEHELKRSIAPNSWLMFFVRC; this is encoded by the coding sequence ATGATGTATCAGGAATTAAAAGTTTCAGTCAAAGAACAACAAACAATCGAGTTTTATGATGCCAAGGCACAAGCGTGGGGCCAAACGCACAACGACCCGGCATATTTTGAACCAGAGTTTGAGCTTTACAAAGAGCTTTTGGAGCGGGGTAAAATTCTTGAACTTGGTAGTGGTACCGGGCGCGATGCGGTACAATTTCTTAAAAGCGGCTATGAGTATGTTGGTATTGATGTTTCGCAAGGTCTTCTAGACTTTGCACGCACGCAATGTCCAACGGGAACATTTCTTAAAAAAAGTTTGTACGAGTTAGATTTTGCGCCCGCACGTTTTGATGGTTTTTGGTGCGCGGCAACCTTATTGCACATTCCAAAAACTGAAATAGACAAAGTTTTGCAGTCGATAAAAAAGACGATCAAGCCCGGTGGTATTGGCTTTATTTCGCTCAAAGAAGGCAACGACGAGCTTTTTGAAGAGCATACTGGCCGTACCTTCTTTTTGTACAGCCAGCAAGAGTTTTCTGAAATCTTAACGCGCAATGGTTTTGTGGTTGAGCATGAGCTTAAGCGTTCTATTGCGCCAAACTCATGGCTTATGTTTTTTGTGCGCTGCTAA
- a CDS encoding homocysteine S-methyltransferase family protein: MNVLFGPYGSVFPALGLSADVLKVARHGQQDWYRLAVEMIARGYVNAGATMPTVNAFFLRPVLHAGFAELFKDMLLLNIRALLSALANKEHQRIAICLGPVNDCYTPQVAPDTKQAYLFHHQQYELCLEVLSRLGLGRDDVVFLHETIGTEREALGLAQAAQELEIPLLVSFVVRPDGYLLGGEKLETVITNLDDQVAGFVEGFALNCCSLHAFERAMATFTNKERVKRIVGFYPNSYDADPTTYESEVALFEPHKRDSLKVIADIASAYNLNFVGGCCGFGYPDVKLLVEFVASKN; the protein is encoded by the coding sequence ATGAATGTATTATTTGGTCCGTATGGTAGCGTTTTCCCCGCATTGGGCCTTTCTGCCGATGTCTTAAAAGTTGCTCGGCATGGTCAGCAAGATTGGTATCGGTTGGCTGTTGAAATGATTGCCCGCGGCTACGTAAATGCCGGCGCCACCATGCCTACCGTCAATGCTTTTTTCTTGCGACCGGTTTTGCATGCTGGGTTTGCCGAACTTTTCAAAGATATGCTGTTGTTAAACATTCGCGCACTGCTGAGCGCGCTTGCCAACAAAGAACATCAACGCATTGCCATCTGCCTTGGGCCGGTTAACGATTGTTATACCCCGCAAGTAGCGCCCGACACCAAGCAGGCGTATTTGTTTCATCACCAGCAGTACGAATTGTGCTTGGAGGTGTTGAGTCGTCTTGGGCTTGGGCGTGACGATGTAGTGTTTTTGCATGAAACCATTGGCACCGAGCGTGAAGCACTTGGTCTTGCACAAGCGGCACAAGAGCTTGAAATTCCGCTTCTTGTCAGCTTTGTGGTCAGGCCGGATGGTTACTTGCTTGGTGGCGAGAAACTTGAAACAGTGATTACCAATCTTGATGATCAAGTGGCAGGTTTTGTTGAAGGCTTTGCGCTTAACTGCTGTTCATTGCATGCGTTTGAGCGTGCAATGGCAACATTTACCAACAAAGAACGTGTTAAGCGAATTGTAGGTTTTTATCCAAATTCGTATGACGCTGATCCAACGACGTATGAATCTGAAGTCGCATTGTTTGAACCACATAAACGGGATTCGTTAAAAGTAATTGCTGATATTGCCAGTGCTTACAACTTGAATTTTGTGGGTGGCTGTTGTGGTTTTGGTTATCCTGACGTTAAGCTTCTTGTTGAATTTGTTGCATCAAAAAATTAG
- a CDS encoding type II toxin-antitoxin system RelE/ParE family toxin, whose protein sequence is MNTITVVFYKTKTGKQPYAEWESQLDKQTQTIVLNRLARVRLANFGDCKPIRGARGVYELRVDYGPGYRIYYAKKRETIVILLVGGDKKSQGRDIEKAKQYWLDYKESKND, encoded by the coding sequence ATGAACACTATAACAGTAGTTTTTTATAAAACAAAAACCGGAAAGCAGCCCTATGCTGAATGGGAAAGCCAACTCGACAAGCAAACCCAAACAATAGTTTTAAATAGACTTGCTCGGGTAAGACTTGCCAATTTTGGCGATTGCAAACCAATCAGGGGAGCTCGAGGCGTATACGAGCTCCGCGTGGACTATGGACCAGGATATCGCATTTATTATGCAAAAAAACGAGAAACTATTGTTATACTTTTAGTTGGTGGAGACAAAAAAAGCCAAGGTCGAGACATTGAAAAAGCAAAACAATATTGGCTTGATTATAAGGAGTCAAAAAATGATTAA
- a CDS encoding ankyrin repeat domain-containing protein gives MKNIKKLFGLLPLLFASSSLFGASLLKKKRFDYKKTYPLHFAVVTNQTTTLTELVKDYAKINQQDSKKNTPLMLAAEHGSYDCAIILLANGADPNFQDPLKGSGNTPLHLAASNGNECIIQLLLEHGAIPTFMNCQGNTPLHLAVLNERPECASLLADHLLSNPKTMLFIGSKNLDGLSPIDCAQGEMKKILLATYNKALHCFNAARSAGPSVCPPTPTFDQSLQERLQQDSTFAQYANDYPLHFAAFYNQQEVLTHLLKKGSLNVNTQDEQGKTPLFLAAQQGHYACVVELLQHQANPSIFDRELGNTPLHFAAAFGHADIVNLLLMHGADATQVNHKHSTPLHLAALKQQTPCIKFLANHLLLKPETRIFLENKNLNNNTPLDQARGEAAQALREAMIKRRLLELVEEPSSDTDCSEDE, from the coding sequence ATGAAGAATATCAAGAAATTATTTGGATTATTGCCACTTTTGTTTGCCAGTTCAAGCCTTTTTGGTGCGTCGTTGCTTAAGAAAAAACGCTTTGACTATAAAAAAACCTATCCTCTCCACTTTGCTGTTGTGACTAATCAAACAACAACACTAACCGAACTGGTAAAAGATTACGCAAAGATCAATCAACAAGACAGTAAAAAAAACACACCGCTCATGCTAGCAGCTGAGCATGGTAGTTATGACTGCGCAATCATATTACTGGCAAACGGTGCTGACCCAAATTTTCAAGACCCACTCAAAGGCTCCGGCAATACACCACTTCATCTGGCAGCCTCAAATGGAAACGAGTGTATTATTCAATTACTCCTTGAACATGGAGCAATCCCCACCTTCATGAACTGTCAGGGCAACACACCACTTCACCTTGCAGTTCTTAATGAACGTCCAGAGTGCGCCAGTCTTCTTGCCGACCACCTGCTTTCAAACCCAAAGACTATGCTTTTTATTGGTTCCAAAAATTTGGATGGCCTATCACCAATAGATTGTGCACAAGGAGAAATGAAAAAAATTCTGTTAGCAACCTACAACAAAGCGCTCCACTGCTTTAATGCGGCACGGTCAGCAGGACCTTCTGTATGCCCCCCAACACCAACATTTGACCAAAGCCTGCAAGAACGGTTACAACAAGACTCCACATTTGCACAGTACGCCAACGATTATCCACTTCACTTTGCGGCATTTTATAACCAACAGGAAGTACTTACCCATCTTCTCAAAAAAGGATCTCTAAATGTTAATACTCAAGATGAGCAGGGAAAAACACCACTCTTTCTTGCCGCCCAACAAGGTCACTACGCTTGCGTAGTAGAACTTTTACAACACCAAGCAAATCCATCTATTTTCGATAGAGAATTGGGTAACACGCCTCTTCATTTTGCTGCAGCATTTGGTCATGCCGACATTGTTAATCTACTTCTCATGCATGGCGCTGATGCAACTCAAGTCAACCACAAACACTCAACACCACTCCACTTAGCAGCTCTCAAACAACAAACACCGTGCATTAAATTCTTGGCAAATCATTTGCTGTTAAAACCAGAAACACGGATATTTCTCGAGAATAAAAATCTTAACAATAACACCCCACTTGACCAGGCGCGAGGAGAAGCTGCTCAGGCTTTGCGTGAAGCAATGATTAAACGCCGCTTACTTGAGTTGGTAGAAGAGCCCTCAAGCGATACTGATTGCTCAGAAGACGAATAA
- a CDS encoding methylated-DNA--[protein]-cysteine S-methyltransferase: MILKKAFIQTPLGPMLAIASEQALHLLDFVGSKDLEHKVARVTKQAKATLTPGTTPALENVERELNAYFAGTLKKFTTPLVFAGSPFQQRVWQALQKITFGTTCAYVDLARAIGKPTAFRAVALANAANHFAVVAPCHRVIKKNNDLCGYNSGVERKAWLLEHEKGMCHDTKK; encoded by the coding sequence ATGATATTAAAAAAAGCTTTTATACAAACACCACTCGGCCCCATGCTGGCAATTGCAAGCGAGCAAGCGCTGCATCTGTTAGATTTTGTGGGCTCAAAAGACCTTGAACACAAAGTTGCACGCGTTACCAAACAAGCCAAAGCAACGCTAACGCCCGGCACCACGCCTGCTCTTGAAAATGTTGAACGCGAGCTGAATGCCTACTTTGCTGGAACACTTAAAAAATTTACCACGCCGCTAGTCTTTGCCGGTTCTCCATTTCAACAACGTGTGTGGCAGGCGCTGCAAAAAATTACGTTTGGCACCACCTGCGCATATGTAGACCTTGCGCGCGCCATTGGCAAGCCCACTGCGTTTCGCGCTGTTGCTCTGGCTAATGCTGCCAACCACTTTGCGGTTGTAGCTCCATGCCATCGCGTTATCAAAAAAAATAATGATTTATGTGGCTACAACAGCGGTGTTGAGCGCAAGGCGTGGTTACTTGAACACGAAAAGGGTATGTGCCATGACACCAAAAAGTGA
- a CDS encoding beta-lactamase family protein, whose amino-acid sequence MIFPKKRSFIFASLFFTVLCSVANFYSPLAGAAKETVSDTSETAIQLIDTALQQLAAQQEFAGSVLITRNGTALLRKAYGLADDAQGIPNTPDTAFGIGSITKSFTAVLILQLAQEGKLSVDDCVSTVIPDYPHKTITIYQLLTHTTGCPNDLSWEVINAMLQEPKPIDEILQRDKKIFLGYETTLRFEPGTDYEYSNIGYRLLGEIIEKVDGCSYEQSLQSRIFDKLGMHNTFASYETYYQAAAHRTVPLIAQKPAYPMFAISATYDDFMQKACADGSIKSTVDDVYLWAQAVKQGTLLSPEYAALLKKPFLNNYACGLEVEQNETKSSISHNGLISHFTSALNIINLTASGNEIVMILLLNNGMAPITLNLISEILLENKTPQLQIFDSNSSQEFCSKYAGLYEVSDEKIESEQIEPEDNNSLLFTRTGKDHWKQYIRFLYSTEHDAWGSNVFNMLYKFVVDTNGNVVGIQNLEDQDGTISKKIS is encoded by the coding sequence ATGATTTTTCCAAAAAAAAGATCGTTTATTTTTGCGAGTCTATTTTTTACGGTTTTGTGCTCTGTTGCCAACTTTTATAGCCCCTTGGCAGGAGCTGCCAAAGAAACAGTAAGCGATACCTCTGAAACAGCAATCCAACTTATTGATACCGCCCTGCAACAACTTGCCGCTCAACAAGAGTTTGCCGGCAGCGTGCTGATTACCCGCAACGGTACCGCACTCTTGCGCAAAGCTTACGGCTTGGCCGATGATGCGCAGGGTATTCCAAACACGCCAGATACCGCTTTTGGTATTGGTTCAATTACCAAATCGTTTACAGCTGTTCTTATTTTGCAGCTTGCTCAAGAAGGTAAGTTATCAGTCGACGATTGTGTTTCTACCGTTATTCCAGACTATCCGCACAAAACAATTACCATCTACCAGCTGCTTACGCACACTACTGGCTGCCCAAATGATTTATCGTGGGAAGTAATTAATGCAATGCTACAAGAACCGAAACCCATTGATGAAATTTTACAACGAGATAAAAAAATATTTTTAGGATACGAAACAACGCTACGCTTTGAACCTGGAACCGACTACGAATACAGCAATATTGGTTATCGATTGTTGGGCGAGATTATTGAAAAAGTTGATGGATGTTCCTACGAACAAAGCCTACAAAGCCGCATTTTTGACAAGCTTGGCATGCATAATACTTTTGCATCATACGAAACTTATTACCAAGCTGCCGCACACAGAACCGTCCCGTTGATTGCACAAAAACCAGCTTATCCAATGTTTGCCATAAGCGCTACGTACGACGATTTTATGCAAAAGGCTTGTGCTGACGGATCAATTAAATCAACAGTTGATGATGTGTATCTTTGGGCCCAGGCAGTAAAACAGGGAACCCTGCTTTCGCCAGAATATGCTGCGCTTTTAAAAAAGCCTTTCTTGAATAATTATGCCTGCGGACTTGAAGTTGAACAGAATGAAACAAAAAGTTCTATCAGTCACAATGGGTTGATTTCTCATTTTACCTCAGCACTAAACATCATAAATCTAACTGCTTCTGGCAATGAAATTGTTATGATTCTTTTGTTGAATAATGGCATGGCACCCATTACATTAAATCTTATCAGTGAAATTTTATTGGAAAACAAAACACCCCAACTACAAATTTTTGATAGCAATTCAAGCCAGGAATTCTGCTCAAAGTATGCCGGCCTGTACGAAGTTTCTGATGAAAAGATAGAAAGTGAACAGATAGAACCAGAAGATAATAATTCGTTGCTCTTCACACGAACAGGCAAAGACCATTGGAAGCAATATATTCGCTTTTTGTATAGCACCGAGCACGATGCTTGGGGCTCCAATGTTTTTAACATGCTCTACAAATTTGTCGTTGATACCAATGGCAATGTTGTTGGTATTCAAAATTTAGAAGACCAAGATGGCACAATCAGCAAGAAAATTAGTTAG
- a CDS encoding ankyrin repeat domain-containing protein, which yields MKLLTMSLTATSFVIIVSATSCFGAAKPTLTPEELFAAEAAAMQYFQTMFGGLGLTPETTPKTIDIFDAIEAGKIERVNEALKNPDCLEAKNEIGQTPLHVAVHLGKTEIAEKLLQAGADIEAINGTGWTVLFVATQAYNKEMIELLKQYKANPRAEIIYPFDQQYCVTPRELLVNLKNFALFARQPVNPGTDEMIAFLEVWEKE from the coding sequence ATGAAATTATTAACAATGTCACTTACAGCCACAAGTTTTGTTATTATTGTTTCTGCCACTTCCTGCTTTGGCGCGGCAAAACCAACACTAACACCTGAAGAACTTTTCGCTGCAGAAGCTGCCGCTATGCAATATTTTCAAACTATGTTTGGTGGTCTTGGACTAACACCTGAAACTACTCCAAAAACTATTGATATTTTTGATGCAATCGAAGCTGGCAAAATTGAACGCGTGAACGAGGCGTTAAAAAACCCTGACTGCCTTGAAGCAAAAAACGAAATCGGCCAAACGCCTCTGCACGTAGCTGTTCATTTGGGAAAAACAGAAATTGCTGAAAAACTGCTGCAAGCGGGCGCAGACATTGAAGCTATCAATGGTACCGGGTGGACGGTACTTTTTGTAGCAACGCAAGCTTACAACAAAGAAATGATCGAACTTCTAAAACAATACAAAGCCAATCCCCGCGCAGAAATCATATATCCTTTTGACCAACAATATTGTGTAACACCACGCGAATTACTGGTCAATTTAAAAAACTTTGCACTTTTTGCCAGACAGCCAGTTAATCCAGGCACTGATGAAATGATCGCATTTCTTGAAGTGTGGGAAAAAGAATAA
- a CDS encoding AAA family ATPase: protein MKKLPIGLSDFKELIQENYYFVDKSLLIKDLLEEGAKALLVPRPRRFGKTLNMSMLQYFFEKAPESNRNLFSHLKISQHSESMIHQGQYPVIFLTFKDAKKLTWDGCLEKIKNVLSGEFRRHKYLLESSELDAQQKNSFQAIIDCSASQGVIENSLKDLTTYLHAYHGKRPIILIDEYDAPIQAGFMNGYYKEIINFMREMLSEGLKDNQNLHFAVMTGILRVAKESIFSGLNNLKICSLINNAYSDKFGLLEDEVRDLMDHVGLVHNLDDIKAWYNGYASGDDHTVYNPWSVLNYVDNDGKFAPYWINTSENVLIKELIEKGSTDLKLDVEQLLAGNAIEKYVNDNIFLDNVFSQTDVVWSFLLFAGYLSFNRICSRNGLIFCSLRIPNLEVRAFYKLVIFELLKSDMRTKSTESRELFFRHNNV, encoded by the coding sequence ATGAAAAAATTACCAATTGGGCTTAGTGATTTTAAAGAGCTTATTCAAGAGAACTATTATTTTGTCGATAAAAGTTTGCTGATCAAAGACCTTCTTGAAGAGGGAGCTAAGGCTCTACTTGTTCCTCGTCCGCGTCGGTTTGGCAAAACATTAAACATGTCCATGTTGCAGTACTTTTTTGAAAAAGCGCCAGAATCAAATCGCAACCTGTTTAGCCATTTAAAAATCTCACAACATTCTGAAAGTATGATTCATCAAGGACAGTATCCGGTTATTTTTCTGACTTTTAAAGATGCTAAAAAATTAACGTGGGACGGGTGTCTTGAAAAAATAAAAAACGTTTTAAGTGGTGAGTTCAGGCGCCATAAATATCTTCTCGAATCGAGCGAGCTTGATGCGCAACAAAAAAACAGTTTTCAAGCTATTATTGATTGCAGTGCAAGTCAGGGTGTTATTGAAAATTCACTTAAAGATTTAACAACTTATTTGCATGCGTATCACGGTAAAAGACCGATCATATTGATTGATGAATACGACGCGCCAATTCAAGCTGGTTTTATGAACGGTTACTACAAAGAGATTATTAATTTTATGCGAGAAATGTTGAGTGAAGGACTTAAAGATAACCAGAACCTACACTTTGCCGTTATGACCGGAATTTTGCGTGTAGCCAAAGAAAGTATTTTTAGCGGTTTAAATAATCTTAAGATTTGTTCATTAATAAACAACGCTTATTCAGACAAATTTGGGTTACTTGAAGATGAAGTGCGAGATTTGATGGATCACGTTGGGCTTGTGCACAATCTTGATGACATTAAAGCATGGTATAACGGTTACGCTTCGGGTGATGATCACACGGTTTACAATCCCTGGTCGGTGCTGAATTATGTCGACAATGATGGAAAGTTTGCGCCGTATTGGATTAATACGAGCGAAAATGTCCTGATCAAAGAATTAATAGAAAAGGGATCAACTGATCTTAAATTGGATGTGGAGCAGTTGCTTGCCGGTAATGCTATTGAAAAATATGTGAATGACAATATTTTCTTGGATAATGTATTTTCTCAAACAGATGTCGTTTGGAGTTTCTTGCTTTTCGCTGGCTACTTATCTTTTAACAGAATTTGTTCGAGGAATGGGCTGATTTTTTGTTCGTTGCGCATTCCCAATCTTGAGGTCAGGGCTTTTTATAAACTTGTCATTTTTGAATTGCTAAAAAGCGACATGAGGACGAAGAGCACTGAATCAAGAGAACTTTTTTTCAGGCACAATAACGTTTAA
- a CDS encoding DNA-3-methyladenine glycosylase I, with translation MTPKSDTKQRCFGSGPGKEFYATYHDNEWGIPVHNDQHLFEMLILEGAQAGLSWETVLKKRAAYRAAFHNFNPAKVAAMSDVELTEQCQNTGIIRNRLKIFGARQNARAFLAIQQEFGSFDEYVWRFVNNQPIKHTRTSLQDVPATSPESDALARDLKKRGMTFVGSTIMYAFMQAVGMVNDHVVDCWRYSK, from the coding sequence ATGACACCAAAAAGTGATACCAAACAACGCTGTTTTGGCTCTGGGCCGGGAAAAGAGTTTTATGCTACGTACCACGACAACGAGTGGGGCATACCGGTACACAACGACCAACATCTTTTTGAAATGCTTATTTTGGAAGGCGCGCAAGCTGGGCTGAGTTGGGAAACAGTATTAAAAAAGCGAGCAGCATATCGCGCTGCGTTTCATAACTTTAATCCGGCAAAAGTTGCTGCCATGAGCGATGTTGAGCTGACAGAGCAATGTCAAAATACAGGTATCATTCGTAATCGCTTAAAAATTTTTGGCGCACGACAAAACGCCCGTGCCTTTCTTGCCATTCAACAAGAGTTTGGCAGCTTTGATGAGTATGTTTGGCGCTTTGTTAATAACCAGCCCATCAAGCACACACGCACCAGTTTGCAAGACGTTCCTGCCACTTCGCCAGAAAGCGATGCACTCGCGCGCGATCTTAAAAAACGCGGCATGACCTTTGTGGGCTCAACAATTATGTACGCTTTTATGCAGGCAGTTGGCATGGTCAACGACCATGTGGTTGATTGTTGGCGGTACAGCAAATAA
- a CDS encoding ankyrin repeat domain-containing protein: protein MKLFTHTLASTSFVLLISVTTCFGAATEEMKRGDRRIIQLCPVDRTIINGNLEEAKEALAQRPAQVNDPYTKGLTLLHMAALQNNQEMVELLLNTGAKIDAQDDDGNTALFSAFYKKDDEGLVQFLVDRKANILIKDNHGFTALELARRQGKVRVMRVLETAMVNQGLNSWYEQVKVRSARTKSF from the coding sequence ATGAAATTGTTCACACACACTCTCGCATCAACCAGCTTCGTTTTGCTTATTTCTGTCACTACATGTTTTGGCGCAGCAACAGAAGAAATGAAGCGTGGAGACCGCAGAATTATACAACTTTGTCCAGTCGACCGAACCATAATAAATGGTAATCTAGAAGAAGCAAAAGAAGCTTTAGCACAAAGACCCGCCCAAGTAAATGACCCATACACCAAAGGTCTCACGTTGCTACACATGGCTGCATTGCAAAACAACCAAGAAATGGTTGAACTTTTGTTGAATACCGGAGCAAAAATTGATGCACAAGACGATGATGGCAATACTGCCTTATTTAGCGCCTTCTACAAAAAAGATGATGAAGGTCTTGTACAATTTTTGGTTGATCGTAAAGCAAATATTTTAATTAAAGATAATCATGGCTTCACCGCACTTGAACTTGCACGCAGACAAGGGAAAGTAAGAGTTATGCGCGTTCTTGAAACTGCAATGGTTAATCAAGGGCTTAACAGCTGGTATGAGCAAGTCAAGGTACGTAGCGCACGGACAAAAAGTTTTTAA
- a CDS encoding ATP-binding protein, translating into MIKRSIETSLRTAAEKYPVLAILGPRQSGKTTVAQQVFPNHKYLNFEDIIDIQEYVNRDPKGFLEEHANPHGLILDEFQNAPLILSYIQLAVDKEYKPGYFILTGSQNFLMNEAISQTLAGRIALFTLLPFSVQELTEASLLPETVETVIHQGMYPRIYAQNFSATWYQNYIRTYLERDVRSLKNITDLSLFQTFIGLCAGRIGQILNVSSLANDCGITQATANSWLTLLQASYLVFLLQPHHKSFSKRLVKSPKIYFYDTGIACAILGIESAEEIYKHYMRGGLTENFVLTEILKQYYNNDRMPRVYFWRDKTEREVDFVLERGTELIPIEVKAGKTVSTDYFDNLKYWCTLAGMDTARAFVVYAGKEGQKRSSGTVLGWQNVAEVFKAT; encoded by the coding sequence ATGATAAAAAGAAGTATAGAAACAAGTTTACGTACCGCAGCTGAAAAATATCCTGTTCTGGCTATTTTAGGTCCACGGCAGTCTGGCAAGACTACTGTTGCTCAGCAGGTTTTTCCAAATCACAAATATCTTAATTTTGAAGATATTATTGATATTCAGGAATATGTAAATCGCGACCCAAAGGGATTTCTTGAAGAACATGCCAACCCTCATGGGCTTATTCTTGATGAGTTTCAGAATGCTCCACTTATTCTTTCTTACATTCAATTGGCGGTAGATAAAGAATACAAGCCTGGCTATTTTATTTTGACGGGTTCGCAAAACTTTCTTATGAACGAAGCAATTTCTCAAACGCTTGCAGGGCGGATAGCTCTTTTTACACTCCTGCCTTTTTCTGTGCAAGAACTTACTGAGGCCTCTTTGCTGCCGGAAACCGTAGAAACAGTCATTCACCAAGGTATGTATCCGCGTATTTATGCCCAAAATTTTTCGGCAACGTGGTATCAAAATTACATTAGAACGTATCTTGAGCGTGACGTGCGATCGCTAAAAAACATAACCGACTTGTCGCTGTTTCAAACCTTTATTGGGCTTTGTGCTGGCCGCATTGGGCAGATACTCAATGTTTCTTCACTTGCCAATGACTGCGGTATTACGCAGGCTACCGCTAATTCGTGGCTTACCTTGTTGCAAGCAAGTTACCTGGTATTTTTATTGCAGCCGCATCATAAAAGTTTTAGCAAGCGACTTGTTAAGTCGCCAAAGATCTATTTTTATGACACGGGCATCGCATGTGCAATTCTTGGTATTGAATCGGCAGAAGAGATTTATAAACACTACATGCGTGGTGGTTTGACTGAGAACTTTGTGTTAACCGAAATTTTGAAGCAGTACTACAACAACGACCGCATGCCGCGTGTTTATTTTTGGCGCGATAAAACTGAGCGTGAAGTTGACTTTGTTCTTGAGCGCGGAACCGAACTGATTCCCATTGAAGTTAAAGCGGGAAAAACCGTTTCAACCGATTATTTTGATAATCTCAAATACTGGTGCACGTTGGCCGGTATGGATACGGCACGAGCATTTGTTGTCTATGCTGGCAAAGAGGGTCAAAAGCGTTCTTCTGGTACGGTGCTTGGCTGGCAGAATGTGGCAGAGGTTTTTAAAGCAACCTAG